One Bifidobacterium crudilactis genomic region harbors:
- a CDS encoding ABC transporter ATP-binding protein: MKNTVNENTVEKNITVGNAALPVITATHVSKNYLTDNGEDLTVLKDLSLTLHEGEIVAILGRSGAGKSTFLRILAGLVPPSEGKVEYRGTPLSGPNPGVAMVFQTFALMPWLTVESNVELGLQARGVGRKARKEAALQAIDSIGLDGFESAYPKELSGGMRQRVGIARALVLKPDALFMDEPFSALDVLTAENLRQEVLKLWSDGSGSLRSILIVTHNIEEAVQMADRVVVLGSHPGHVIADVPITLPRPRDKHAAAFESTVDSLYAILTGKAGASQGEQQKQALSGLQQMFADSSQGNRTLPDATPGGLAGLLEIVAEYPDGVDLADLASALTFEVDDLFPLLDAGALLGMLDVKEGHVRLTSLGREWNAADILDSKTIFARIAMSHVPLVRSIDRTLRQSKNGKVRGDLIVDLLRGKHTDEVAQQQFRIAVEWGRYGELFDYDSDDDTLSLDEGGQ; this comes from the coding sequence ATGAAGAACACTGTGAATGAGAACACTGTGGAGAAGAACATCACTGTCGGGAACGCCGCGCTTCCGGTCATCACCGCAACGCATGTGAGCAAGAACTATCTGACCGACAACGGCGAAGACCTCACCGTTCTGAAGGATCTGTCGTTGACGCTGCACGAAGGTGAAATCGTGGCGATTCTGGGCCGTTCAGGAGCCGGAAAATCAACATTTCTCCGGATTCTGGCAGGTTTGGTTCCGCCGAGCGAAGGCAAGGTCGAATACCGGGGAACCCCGCTTTCAGGGCCAAATCCCGGAGTGGCGATGGTGTTCCAGACATTCGCCCTGATGCCGTGGCTCACCGTGGAATCCAATGTGGAGCTTGGATTGCAGGCCAGGGGAGTGGGGCGTAAGGCACGTAAGGAAGCCGCATTGCAGGCCATCGATTCCATCGGTCTGGACGGTTTCGAATCGGCGTATCCGAAGGAACTGTCCGGAGGTATGCGCCAACGTGTCGGCATCGCACGCGCCTTGGTGCTCAAGCCGGATGCGCTCTTCATGGACGAGCCCTTCTCCGCCCTGGATGTGCTCACTGCGGAGAACCTGCGTCAGGAGGTGCTGAAGCTGTGGTCCGATGGCAGCGGATCGCTGCGGTCAATTTTGATTGTGACCCACAATATCGAAGAGGCCGTGCAGATGGCCGACCGTGTGGTGGTCCTCGGTTCTCATCCGGGGCATGTCATCGCGGATGTGCCGATTACCCTTCCCAGGCCGAGAGACAAGCACGCCGCGGCATTCGAGTCCACAGTGGATTCACTGTATGCGATTCTCACAGGGAAAGCCGGTGCCTCGCAGGGTGAGCAGCAGAAGCAGGCGCTTTCGGGATTGCAGCAGATGTTCGCGGATTCCTCCCAGGGCAACCGCACTCTGCCCGATGCCACTCCAGGCGGCTTGGCTGGTTTGCTGGAGATTGTGGCCGAATACCCCGATGGCGTCGATCTTGCGGATCTGGCGTCCGCGCTGACCTTTGAAGTCGACGATTTGTTCCCGCTGCTCGATGCCGGCGCCCTTCTGGGAATGTTGGACGTCAAGGAGGGGCATGTCCGGCTCACTTCGCTCGGTCGTGAGTGGAATGCTGCGGATATCCTCGACAGTAAAACGATTTTCGCCAGAATCGCGATGAGCCATGTTCCACTGGTTCGTTCCATCGACAGGACCCTGCGCCAATCCAAGAACGGCAAGGTCAGAGGAGACCTGATCGTGGATCTGTTGCGTGGCAAGCACACCGACGAGGTGGCTCAACAGCAGTTCCGCATAGCCGTCGAATGGGGACGGTACGGCGAGCTCTTCGATTACGATTCCGACGATGACACCCTCAGCCTGGACGAGGGCGGGCAGTGA
- a CDS encoding ABC transporter permease gives MTQGGPVASTQGRLRRSVISDVIVVAGILAVLGAVAALLPQVNAAIGPQGIPASISTDPHLLPYYALRSVFRMFIALGFSLLFTVVYGLAAARSRRLGAILIPLLDILQSVPVLGFLSATISIWLVLFPGSILGVEAASIFAIFTSQAWNMTFSFHRSLMSEPSELDEAARLLGLSHWQRFWKLDVPNSMIPLLWNCMMSVGGGWFFLTASEMISVNNHTYALPGIGSYVAEASKHQQLGNIGWAILTMVVVVVLIDFCLWKPLTAWAEKFRITSSSSVSQKRSMVLSVIRQSHVNDVLATIGRPIADVLDRITMPFGKTGSRWHVRTAGSRIGDVLFALVAGLAGIAGVFLWIDYIREGAGIAEIWHVFGLGFLTFLRVMLLTLICSIIWVSIGASIGMNPKLARFFQPVIQILSSFPANFTFPMVTLWFIAWHIDINWGNMLLMSLGTQWYILFNVIAGASSIPDDLREMSRSLGMGTWQRWKTLILPAVFGAWCTGGITAAGGAWNASIVSETVSYGHTTLTATGLGSYIAQSTAEGNMPRTLLGVTLMSLFVVVVNRVFWHPLEKLADRRFSLTV, from the coding sequence CTGACCCAGGGCGGTCCGGTCGCTTCCACTCAGGGTCGCCTGCGCCGTTCCGTCATATCCGATGTGATCGTTGTCGCGGGAATCCTCGCGGTACTCGGTGCCGTCGCCGCGTTGCTGCCGCAGGTGAATGCCGCCATCGGCCCTCAGGGCATACCGGCAAGCATCTCCACCGACCCGCACTTGCTCCCGTATTATGCCTTGCGTTCCGTGTTCAGAATGTTCATAGCGCTGGGGTTCTCACTGCTCTTCACCGTCGTGTACGGTCTGGCGGCGGCAAGAAGTAGAAGACTCGGAGCCATTCTGATACCGCTGCTGGATATTCTTCAGTCGGTACCGGTCCTTGGCTTCCTGTCCGCCACGATATCCATCTGGCTGGTGCTGTTTCCGGGGTCCATACTCGGTGTGGAGGCGGCGTCCATTTTCGCCATCTTCACCAGCCAGGCGTGGAACATGACCTTCTCATTCCACCGCTCCCTGATGAGCGAACCGAGTGAATTGGATGAGGCCGCCAGACTGCTCGGATTGAGTCATTGGCAGAGGTTCTGGAAGCTGGACGTTCCCAACTCGATGATTCCGCTGCTGTGGAACTGCATGATGAGTGTGGGCGGCGGCTGGTTCTTCCTGACGGCATCCGAGATGATTTCCGTCAATAACCACACCTACGCCTTGCCGGGCATCGGCAGCTATGTCGCCGAGGCATCGAAGCACCAGCAGCTTGGCAACATCGGCTGGGCGATACTGACGATGGTGGTCGTGGTGGTGCTCATCGACTTCTGCCTGTGGAAGCCGTTGACGGCGTGGGCCGAGAAATTCCGCATCACCTCGAGCAGCTCCGTATCTCAGAAGCGCAGCATGGTGCTGAGTGTCATCAGGCAGTCGCATGTGAACGATGTGCTGGCAACCATCGGACGCCCAATCGCCGATGTCCTGGACCGGATAACGATGCCATTCGGTAAAACAGGATCGCGCTGGCATGTGAGAACCGCAGGCAGCAGGATCGGTGATGTGCTGTTTGCTCTCGTCGCAGGGCTCGCAGGGATAGCCGGTGTGTTCCTGTGGATCGACTACATCCGCGAAGGTGCCGGAATCGCAGAGATCTGGCATGTATTCGGACTGGGTTTTCTGACTTTCTTGCGTGTGATGCTGCTCACCTTGATTTGCTCGATCATCTGGGTGTCTATCGGGGCCTCGATAGGCATGAATCCCAAGCTGGCACGGTTTTTCCAGCCGGTGATACAGATTCTGTCCAGCTTTCCGGCGAACTTCACCTTCCCCATGGTGACTCTCTGGTTCATCGCCTGGCATATCGACATCAACTGGGGCAATATGCTGCTGATGTCGTTGGGTACGCAGTGGTACATCCTGTTCAACGTAATCGCTGGAGCCAGCAGCATACCCGATGATCTGCGGGAAATGTCGCGCAGTCTGGGGATGGGTACGTGGCAACGGTGGAAGACCTTGATTCTTCCGGCGGTGTTCGGAGCCTGGTGTACGGGCGGAATCACTGCTGCAGGAGGGGCGTGGAACGCCTCGATTGTCTCCGAAACCGTGAGCTACGGCCACACCACATTGACCGCTACCGGGCTTGGTTCGTACATCGCCCAATCTACCGCCGAAGGCAATATGCCGCGCACGCTGCTTGGGGTGACCCTGATGAGCCTCTTCGTCGTCGTGGTCAACCGTGTGTTCTGGCATCCACTGGAGAAACTGGCAGATCGTCGTTTCTCGCTGACCGTATGA